A region of Neovison vison isolate M4711 chromosome 7, ASM_NN_V1, whole genome shotgun sequence DNA encodes the following proteins:
- the LOC122913191 gene encoding AH receptor-interacting protein isoform X1 — protein MADIVARLREDGIQKRVIQEGRGELPDFQDGTKATFHYRTLHSDKEGTVLDDSRVRGKPMELIIGKKFKLPVWETIVCTMREGEIAQFCCDVKHVVLYPLVAKSLRNIAAGKDPLEGQRHCCGIAQMHEHNSLGHADLDALQQDPRPLVFDIEMLKVESPGTYQQDPWAMTDEEKAKAVPVIHQEGNKLYREGHVKEAAAKYYDAIACLKNLQMKEQPGSPDWIQLDQQITPLLLNYCQCKLVAQEYYEVLDHCSSILNKYDDNVKAYFKRGKAHAAVWNAQEAQADFAKVLELDPALAPIVGRELRALEARIRQKDEEDKARFRGIFSH, from the exons GCCACGTTCCACTACCGGACTCTGCACAGCGACAAGGAGGGCACCGTGCTGGACGACAGCCGGGTGCGTGGCAAGCCCATGGAACTCATCATTGGTAAGAAGTTCAAGCTGCCTGTGTGGGAGACCATCGTGTGCACCATGCGTGAGGGGGAGATCGCCCAGTTCTGCTGTGATGTCAAG CACGTGGTCCTGTACCCGCTGGTGGCCAAGAGTTTGCGCAACATCGCGGCAGGCAAGGACCCCCTGGAGGGCCAGCGACACTGCTGTGGCATCGCCCAGATGCACGAGCACAACTCGCTAGGCCACGCCGACCTGGACGCCCTGCAGCAGGACCCCCGGCCTCTCGTCTTCGACATTGAGATGCTCAAG GTGGAGAGCCCCGGCACATACCAGCAGGACCCCTGGGCCATGACGGATGAGGAGAAGGCGAAGGCGGTGCCGGTCATCCACCAGGAGGGCAACAAGCTGTACCGGGAGGGCCACGTGAAGGAGGCCGCTGCCAAGTACTACGACGCCATCGCCTGCCTCAAGAACCTGCAGATGAAG GAGCAGCCTGGATCCCCTGACTGGATCCAGCTGGACCAGCAGATCACCCCACTGCTCCTCAACTACTGTCAGTGCAAGCTGGTGGCCCAGGAGTACTACGAGGTGCTAGACCACTGCTCGTCCATCCTCAACAAGTACGACG ACAACGTCAAGGCCTACTTCAAGAGGGGCAAGGCGCACGCGGCCGTGTGGAACGCCCAGGAGGCCCAGGCTGACTTTGCCAAGGTGCTGGAGCTGGACCCCGCCCTGGCGCCTATCGTGGGCCGGGAGCTGCGGGCCCTGGAGGCACGGATCCGGCAGAAGGACGAAGAGGACAAGGCTCGCTTCCGGGGCATTTTCTCCCACTGA
- the CDK2AP2 gene encoding cyclin-dependent kinase 2-associated protein 2 isoform X2, which yields MGYVQAMKPPGAQGSQSTYTDLLSVIEEMGKEIRPTYAGSKSAMERLKRGIIHARALVRECLAETERNART from the exons ATGGGCTATGTGCAG GCGATGAAGCCACCCGGAGCCCAGGGCTCCCAGAGCACCTACACAGACCTGCTGTCAGTCATAGAGGAGATGGGCAAAGAGATCCGGCCTACCTATGCTGGCAGCAAGAGCGCCATGGAGCGCCTGAAGAGAG GCATCATCCATGCCCGGGCCCTAGTCAGAGAGTGCCTGGCAGAGACAGAGCGGAACGCCCGCACGTAA
- the PITPNM1 gene encoding membrane-associated phosphatidylinositol transfer protein 1 has translation MLIKEYHILLPMSLDEYQVAQLYMIQKKSREESSGEGSGVEILANRPYTDGPGGSGQYTHKVYHVGSHIPGWFRALLPKAALQVEEESWNAYPYTRTRYTCPFVEKFSIEIETYYLPDGGQQPNVFNLSGAERRQRILDTIDIVRDAVAPGEYKAEEDPRLYRSAKTGRGPLADDWARTAAQTGPLMCAYKLCKVEFRYWGMQAKIEQFIHDVGLRRVMLRAHRQAWCWQDEWTELSMADIRALEEETARMLAQRMAKCNSSSEGPEAQAPGKPSVEARAAASHAGTPDGPEAPSGPDASPDASFGKQWSSSSRSSYSSQHGGGVSPQSLSEWRMQNIARDSENSSEDEFFDAHEGFSDSDEVFPKEMTKWNSNDFIDAFASPVEAEGTPDPGTEATKDTGDGARAPRDSEGPDGAGELGAEACAVHALFLILHSGNILDSGPGDANSKQADVQTLSLAFEAVTRVHFPEALGHVALRLVPCPPICAAAYALVSNLSPYSHDGDSLSRSQDHIPLAALPLLATSSSRYQGAVATVIARTNQAYAAFLRSAEGAGFCGQVVLIGDGVGGILGFDALCHSASVGTGSRGSSRRGSMTNELLSPEVGPVRDPLADGVEGLGRASPEPSVLPAQRTPSDMTSPEPEGPQNSLQAAPPTTSSGDPRRASTASCPPAATSEAPDGPTSAARLDFKVSGFFLFGSPLGLVLALRKTVMPTVEVAQMRPACEQIYNLFHAADPCASRLEPLLAPKFQAIAPLAVPRYQKFPLGDGSSLLLADTLQTHSGLFLEELEMLVPSTPTSASGAFWKGSELGSDPPAQPAAPSTTSEVVKILERWWGSKRIDYSLYCPEALTAFPTVTLPHLFHASYWESADVVAFILRQVIEKEQPQLTECEEPSIYSPAFPREKWQRKRTQVKIRNVTSNHRASDTVVCEGRPQVLNGRFMYGPLDVVTLTGEKVDVYIMTQPLSGKWIHFGTEVTNSSGRLTFPVPLERALGIGVYPVRMVVRGDHTYAECCLTVVARGTEAVVFSIDGSFTASVSIMGSDPKVRAGAVDVVRHWQDAGYLIVYVTGRPDMQKHRVVAWLSQHNFPHGVVSFCDGLTHDPLRQKAMFLQSLVQEVELNIVAGYGSPKDVAVYAALGLPPSQTYIVGRAVRKLQAQCQFLSDGYVAHLGQLEAGSHPHAPTGPSRAALAKSSYGGAAPVDFLRKQSQLLRSRGPSQVEREGPGTPPTTLARGKARSISLKLDSEE, from the exons ATGCTCATCAAGGAGTACCACATTCTGCTGCCCATGAGCCTGGATGAGTACCAGGTGGCCCAGCTCTACATGATCCAG AAAAAGAGCCGGGAGGAGTCCAGCGGTGAGGGCAGTGGAGTGGAGATCCTGGCCAACCGGCCCTACACCGATGGGCCCGGCGGCAGTGGGCAGTACACACACAAGGTGTACCACGTGGGCTCCCACATCCCAGGCTGGTTCCGGGCACTGCTGCCCAAGGCTGCCCTGCAAGTGGAAGAGGAATCCTGGAATGCCTATCCTTACACCCGAACACG GTACACCTGCCCCTTTGTGGAGAAATTCTCCATTGAAATAGAGACATATTACCTGCCTGATGGTGGGCAGCAGCCCAATGTCTTCAACCTGAGCGGAGCCGAGAGGAGACAGCGCATCCTGG acACCATAGACATCGTGCGGGATGCAGTGGCCCCAGGAGAGTACAAAGCAGAAGAGGACCCTCGGCTGTATCGCTCGGCCAAGACCGGCCGAGGACCGCTGGCTGATGACTGGGCGCGCACAGCGGCCCAAACAGGGCCCCTCATGTGTGCCTATAAGCTGTGCAAGGTTGAGTTCCGCTACTGGGGCATGCAGGCCAAGATCGAGCAGTTCATCCACGATGTTG GTCTGCGACGGGTGATGCTACGGGCCCACCGCCAGGCCTGGTGCTGGCAGGATGAATGGACAGAGCTGAGCATGGCTGACATCCGGGCGCTGGAGGAAGAGACCGCCCGCATGCTGGCACAGCGCATGGCCAAGTGCAACTCAAGCAGTGAGGGGCCGGAGGCCCAGGCCCCGGGGAAGCCTAGTGTTGAGGCCCGGGCTGCGGCCAGCCATGCTGGCACCCCCGACGGGCCTGAAGCACCCTCCGGCCCCGACGCCTCACCTGATGCCAGTTTCGGCAAGCAGTGGTCCTCCTCCTCCCGTTCCTCCTACTCCTCCCAGCACGGAG GGGGCGTGTCTCCCCAGAGCTTGTCTGAGTGGCGCATGCAGAACATCGCCCGGGACTCCGAGAACAGCTCCGAGGACGAGTTCTTTGATGCCCATG AGGGCTTCTCGGACAGTGATGAGGTCTTCCCCAAGGAGATGACCAAGTGGAACTCCAATGACTTCATCGACGCCTTCGCCTCCCCCGTGGAGGCCGAGGGGACACCAG ACCCTGGAACGGAGGCCACCAAAGACACTGGGGATGGGGCCCGAGCACCCAGGGACTCAGAG GGCCCAGACGGAGCCGGGGAGCTGGGGGCCGAGGCATGCGCAGTCCACGCCCTCTTCCTCATCCTGCACAGCGGCAACATCCTGGACTCGGGCCCCGGAGATGCCAACTCTAAGCAGGCAGACGTGCAGACCCTGAGCCTGGCCTTTGAGGCTGTCACACGAGTCCACTTCCCTGAGGCCTTGGGCCACGTGGCACTGCGTCTGGTGCCCTGCCCGCCCATCTGCGCTGCTGCCTATGCCCTTGTCTCCAA cctgagcccctacAGCCACGACGGCGACAGCCTGTCCCGCTCCCAGGACCACATTCCACTGGCTGCGCTGCCACTGCTGGCCACCTCGTCCTCCCGATACCAGGGCGCTGTGGCCACTGTCATCGCCCGCACCAACCAGGCCTATGCTGCCTTCCTGCGCTCAGCTGAGGGGGCTGGCTTCTGCGGGCAG GTGGTGCTGATTGGAGACGGCGTCGGCGGGATCCTGGGCTTTGACGCCCTCTGCCACAGTGCCAGCGTGGGCACGGGGAGCCGGGGCAGCAGCCGCCGTGGGAGCATG ACCAATGAGCTGCTCTCCCCGGAGGTCGGCCCAGTGCGGGACCCCCTGGCAGATGGGGTGGAAGGGCTGGGCCGGGCCAGCCCAGAACCCTCAGTCCTGCCTGCCCAGCGCACCCCCAGTGACATGACCAGTCCTGAGCCCGAGGGCCCTCAGAACAG cctgcAGGCAGCCCCCCCAACCACCTCCTCTGGGGACCCCAGGCGGGCAAGCACAGCCTCCTGCCCACCTGCTGCCACTTCTGAGGCTCCCGATGGCCCCACCAGCGCTGCCCGCCTTGACTTCAAGGTCTCCGGCTTCTTCCTCTTTGGCTCCCCGCTGGGCCTGGTGCTGGCTTTGCGCAAAACCGTGATGCCCACCGTGGAGG TGGCCCAGATGCGCCCGGCCTGTGAGCAGATCTACAACCTCTTCCACGCGGCCGACCCCTGCGCCTCCCGCCTTGAGCCGCTGCTGGCCCCCAAGTTCCAAGCTATCGCCCCACTGGCCGTGCCCCGCTACCAGAAGTTCCCCCTGGGAGATGGCTCATCCCTGCTGTTGG CTGACACTCTGCAGACACACTCAGGCCTCTTTCTGGAAGAGCTGGAGATGCTGGTGCCCTCAACACCCACCTCCGCCAGCGGTGCCTTCTGGAAGGGCAGTGAGTTAGGCTCCGATCCACCGGCCCAGCCAGCTGCCCCCAGCACCACCAGTGAGGTGGTTAAGA TCCTCGAACGCTGGTGGGGGTCGAAGCGGATTGACTACTCACTCTACTGCCCCGAGGCGCTCACCGCCTTCCCCACCGTCACGCTGCCCCACCTCTTCCACGCCAGCTACTGGGAGTCGGCTGATGTGGTGGCCTTCATCCTGCGCCAG GTGATCGAGAAGGAGCAGCCGCAGCTGACGGAATGCGAGGAGCCGTCCATCTACAGCCCGGCCTTCCCCAGGGAGAAGTGGCAGCGCAAACGCACGCAGGTCAAGATCCGG AATGTCACTTCGAACCACCGGGCAAGCGACACGGTCGTGTGCGAGGGCCGCCCCCAGGTGCTGAACGGACGCTTCATGTACGGGCCCCTGGACGTGGTGACGCTCACGGGAGAGAAG GTGGACGTCTACATCATGACGCAGCCACTGTCAGGCAAGTGGATCCACTTCGGCACTGAGGTCACGAACAGCTCCGGCCGCCTCACCTTCCCGGTGCCCCTCGAGCGCGCACTGGGCATCGGCGTCTACCCGGTGCGCATGGTGGTCAG GGGCGACCACACGTACGCCGAGTGCTGCCTGACCGTGGTGGCCCGCGGCACCGAGGCCGTGGTCTTCAGCATTGACGGCTCCTTCACTGCCAGCGTCTCCATCATGGGCAGTGACCCGAAGGTGCGCGCCGGCGCCGTGGACGTGGTCAG GCACTGGCAGGACGCCGGCTACCTGATCGTCTATGTAACCGGCCGGCCCGATATGCAGAAGCACCGCGTGGTGGCCTGGCTGTCGCAGCACAACTTTCCTCACGGCGTTGTCTCCTTCTGTGATGGCCTCACCCACGACCCACTGCGCCAAAAGGCGATGTTTCtgcagagcctggtgcaggaG GTGGAACTGAACATTGTAGCTGGCTATGGGTCCCCCAAAGATGTGGCCGTGTATGCGGCACTGGGCCTGCCCCCGAGCCAGACCTACATCGTGGGCCGCGCGGTGCGGAAGCTGCAAGCTCAGTGCCAG TTCCTGTCAGATGGCTACGTAGCCCACCTGGGCCAGCTGGAGGCAGGCTCCCACCCTCACGCCCCCACGGGACCCTCCAGGGCCGCCCTGGCCAAGAGCAGCTACGGCGGGGCTGCCCCCGTGGACTTCCTGCGCAAGCAGAGCCAGTTGCTtcgctccaggggccccagccaggTGGAGCGCGAGGGCCCGGGGACACCGCCCACCACCCTGGCCAGAGGCAAGGCCCGGAGCATCAGCCTCAAGTTGGACAGCGAAGAGTGA
- the CABP2 gene encoding calcium-binding protein 2: MVQEPMGNCAKRPRHRGPKDHWQRPSSPPGGSRCGPSPSPEEQGGPGPGIQGYSVLNSLVGPACVFLRPSIAATQLDRELRPEEIEELQVAFQEFDRDQDGYIGYRELGACMRTLGYMPTEMELIEISQQISGGKVDFEDFVELMGPKLLAETADMIGVRELRDAFREFDTNGDGCISLAELRAALKALLGERLSQREVDEILHDIDLNGDGLVDFEEFVRMMSR, encoded by the exons ATGGTTCAGGAGCCCATGGGAAACTGTGCCAAGCGGCCTCGACACCGGGGGCCTAAG GACCACTGGCAGCGGCCCAGCTCCCCCCCAGGGGGCTCCCGCTgcggccccagccccagccctgaggAGCAGGGGGGCCCAGGGCCGGGTATCCAGGGCTACTCGGTTCTCAACAGCCTGGTGGGGCCCGCCTGCGTCTTCCTGCGGCCCAGCATCGCGGCCACCCAGCTC gaccGGGAGCTGCGGCCAGAGGAGATCGAAG AGCTGCAAGTGGCCTTCCAGGAGTTTGACCGAGACCAGGACGGCTACATCGGCTACCGGGAGCTGGGCGCCTGCATGAGGACGCTGGGCTACATGCCCACCGAGATGGAGCTCATCGAGATTTCACAGCAAATCA GTGGCGGAAAGGTGGACTTTGAAGACTTTGTGGAGCTGATGGGCCCCAAGCTGCTGGCAGAGACAGCGGACATGATCGGGGTCAGGGAGCTACGGGACGCTTTTCGGGAG TTTGACACCAACGGGGACGGCTGCATCAGCTTGGCTGAGCTGCGGGCAGCCCTCAAGGCCCTGCTGGGGGAGCGCCTCAGCCAGCGGGAGGTGGACGAGATCCTCCACGACATTGACCTCAATGGGGACGGCCTGGTGGACTTCGAAG AGTTTGTGCGAATGATGTCTCGCTGA
- the CDK2AP2 gene encoding cyclin-dependent kinase 2-associated protein 2 isoform X1 has protein sequence MSYKPIAPAPSSTPGSSTPGPGTPVPTAGSVPSPSGSVPGAAAPFRPLFNDFGPPSMGYVQAMKPPGAQGSQSTYTDLLSVIEEMGKEIRPTYAGSKSAMERLKRGIIHARALVRECLAETERNART, from the exons ATGTCCTACAAACCCatcgcccccgcccccagcagcaCCCCCGGCTCCAGCACCCCTGGGCCCGGCACCCCGGTACCTACAG CCGGAAGTGTCCCGTCGCCATCGGGCTCGGTGCCGGGAGCCGCTGCCCCTTTCAGACCCCTGTTTAACGACTTTGGACCGCCCTCCATGGGCTATGTGCAG GCGATGAAGCCACCCGGAGCCCAGGGCTCCCAGAGCACCTACACAGACCTGCTGTCAGTCATAGAGGAGATGGGCAAAGAGATCCGGCCTACCTATGCTGGCAGCAAGAGCGCCATGGAGCGCCTGAAGAGAG GCATCATCCATGCCCGGGCCCTAGTCAGAGAGTGCCTGGCAGAGACAGAGCGGAACGCCCGCACGTAA